The sequence below is a genomic window from Sulfuracidifex metallicus DSM 6482 = JCM 9184.
AAGGAGGACGTAGAGGCACACAAGGATGGGTTCTTTTACATTAGCGGAACTCCGACTGACACCAAGGAAATCACCGTAATGTTAGTGAACGCAGGAGTAAAGCCCGGTAGATTCGTGAGTGAACCTTTCAGCGGCTACGAGTGAACTGATGGATGACATGTTAGGGTACATGAAACTCATGTGGTAAGTAAGAGAAGAATTGTTCTGACGAGTGAATGTGGTTCTTTAAAGACTTGAATTGAATGATGAGGAAAAGCCATTTACATTAGAAAGAGGTATATATGCATGAAGGACCTTAGCTTCTTATAGTGAGCTCACTTTTTCAATTTTTTTATTCTATATTTTTATAATATTTTTATTAGAATTTATAGTTTATTATTAAAAGTTTTATATTAAAGAAAAAATGTTCCACTCTAATCTTTTTTCGCTGAGGAAAAGGAACCCCCCAAAAGTTAAGGCAGATAGTTCACTGTTATACATGATTAATATTCGCGTAAGTGCTTTTCTCCTATGTGTGGATCTAGCAATTTTAAGTTGAAATTTGAAACAGTTAGGTATAAAGTAAATGTAATAAAAATTATATCTATTAATTCAATTTCGTATTTCACGCAATATATACTAAAAACGTGAACTGTGTATTTGTATGTAAAATTAGTATAATAATTTTTAATAAACAAAAAATTCAAGTAAAAATGTAAGCTATCATGCTTATACCAGGCCATGGAATATCATGCAAGAGTTCTCTTCCTGGTCTGCGTGAATATCCCATAACTACAAAAAGAGGTTTCAGATCTCCTTCAGGCATTGATTTCTTCCATTCTTTACCCTTAAAAAGGGATAATACTTCTTCCACACCTTTGGATACGGCATCGCTAAGTAGAGGGTCAAGGAAAGTTTCCTTCTTGGAGGATAGCTGGAACAAGTCTAACCTATGCGTTGGAGAACCAGTACCCATGACAAGGATGTTTCTATCAGTTGCTCTAGCAATTGCCTTCCCTAGCCTTATATGATCCTCCAATGAAGCACCGGAAATTGAAAGTGATACAGTGGGTTTACCTTTGGGGAACATGTACATAAGAGGTATCCACGCTCCATGATCTAGCCCCCATGAGGTGTCTTCAATCACTGGTAAGCCGTCTCTTAAAGCTTCCTTGTATATCTTGTTGGCTAACTCCACATCATTTTTAGCAGAATACTTGAACTTGTAAAGTTCGTCTGGAAACCCATAAAAGTCATGTATCGACTCTAGGATATCTTGTACCTCCACGTAGAAACGTGAATAAGTAAAGAAATGAGGGCTAATCACCACTACCGAATCTACATCTGAAAACTTTTCTCCCATTCTCCTCCAGAACTCCTTCCAAGGGGAATCCTCAGTAAGTATTGTAGGAGAACCGTGAGAAGTAAAGAAGCCTACCATGAAAGAAATTTGTTCTCAGCAAATAAATTGATGTAAGTGTAAGATGCGTTACTTAATAGAATAGACTATACTTTCCTGACGTTACTTAACAAGTTATTTAAGTTCTGGTTATTAATAACATAGTTTACCTTTGAGTTCGACAATGATGTAGACTGATATCTTTTAGTCGATTGTCATCAGCTGGAAGATATTCAGTTCTATTATATTAGTTTCTATTCCTAAGTTCTTTTATTATAATGTCTTTATAAACTAAGGTATTGGGATTCCATCTATGACAGAAGCTTTCCTTATCTTCATAATATGACATTGATCTTGTCGAAACTTAGTGAAACTTATTAATAAACCGTACTAAGTACTCCAATGGAGTTGAGTAAGGATAAATCCGACATAACAGTCTTGATCGTAGTTATAATTTCTCTTATAGCGTCTTACAAGGTCAGCGAAGAATTTCCTGTAATATTGGTTCTGATGTCACTGACAGGAATTCTGGGAAAGAAATGGGTCTCTGCGGTCATGATTCTCTCTTCCCTCGGTTTCTTAGAATTCCACTTGATATCTCTAATACAGTTTCTGATAGTTTCAATAGCTGCCTCAATTTCCCTGGTCCTAGAAGTTTCCTATTCCGTCTGGCTAACCTTAGGGATATCCTTGATTGCCACTGACATCGAACCAGTTTTTCAACTCCTTACCCTCATAGCTCTCTTAGTTACCATGAGGTACTTCAAGCTAGAGGTTAAGGGTTTTATAGTCTCCGGGATTGCACTTCTAGTCACAGAGGCCCTGGTAAACCTTCCCGTGATGGATGTGTCATATTTTGATCTTTTAACGGGCGTAGTAGGAGTTGCCTCTGAGAACGTTAATATGCCTAAGAGATCGCCATATCTGGTCCCTTTAATTCCGGCCCTATTTTTCGCAACTTACGGTATTCCTGACGGGGTTTACTGGGCTGACTCCTCGTCTTTTCTCTTCAAGTATAGCCCTTTCTCGCTTTGGATACCTGGATCATTCTACTACCCTAGGGTTAACGATTTCCTTTTGTGTTTCTTCCTAGACAAGCCTTACTACTTGTTTATATTAGCAATGGTTTACCTCTCGGGAGTCCTCTCATACCATGCCTTCAAATCCATGGGGATCAAGTATCCATTGCCCATCTCTCTAGTGTATTCCCTTCTCTTTCCCTTTAATTCACCTTATATAATGATACCTTACGTAGTATCTCCTGCATTACTGTTCCTTGGGAAGGTGAAATCAGATAGGAGATTCCTTAGTGTATCACTACCCATAGTGGCGCTGTCCTCCACTATATTGATGTTTCCTTTAGTGGCATACCTTCTATCTTCCATGAATAGGGGACTTAGGTGGATAAACTTTCTTGCCTTCCTTGGAATTTCAGCGTTCTGGATATTACCTTATGCACTTCTAGGCTTTCCAAGCGAGCCAACGTCCCAGTGGAATTACCTCTTCCTTTTTGCTGGGATAGCTGCGCTTTCAATTTATCTAGGTGGAAAGAGACTGCCTTCATTTATTCTGCTTGTTTCCTCAATTGTAATGGCACTGCATTTACCTTTTTCCTCTGGGTTCTACCCTCTCTTAATTATCAGTGCTCTTTACCTAGCTACCACTGTAGAAAACTTCAGAGCGTTGATAGTCGGCGCAACGCTACTCCTTCTACTAGCTTCGCAGGCTGGATATGCATACTCCGTGTACAACGCACCATCAATTCACATACCAGACCTAGAGAATGGATACGTATATTGGGTGGGGAACTACAGTTTATTATCCCCTTTACCACTGACTAACAAGACTTACGCGAACTACGTGGTTAATGAGAGTGCTGGGCAAGTCAATATCACTAAGGTGATAGGAAAGAGCCCTTACTTTAAGGTGCTAGAGATAAACTACAGTTCGCCCGTGTTTCTGCTCCCTGAAGATTCAACTGTACACGAATTTGCAGACTATGTGTTATGGCAAGTTGGAAACGACTCATCACTGATGATAAGTTATCCATTCTACTCTTCAGAGAAATGGGTAAGCGTGAAGACTAACGAGAGCGTGAACCTAGAAGCCCAATACCAGAACGGCACTTTTTTCTCGCTGAAAGGAGAGAAGTTCAACTTAACTTCCAGCTTATCCTTCCTGGAACTTGTACATGAAGGAGAAGGAGAAGTTATCAATGTGTCAGTTGAAATATACAATGGTTCCCTGGTTAGACTGGGACATTTTGTGGGGAAACCTCAATGTTTAGTGAAACCTAATTTTGCAGGAGTTGTGATAGACGTAAACTCCAGTTATCCTTTTCTACTTAAGGTGAGCAACATTTCAGGGCTAGTTTTCTACTTACACGGTAAACAGCTCTCCCCGATGAAAACCTACTTGATGAAGGGACAGATCACCTTAATAGGGACTTTCCCAGGTGAGAAGTACTTATATGTCGGGCTAGTAGTGACCTTAGTTTCCTATGTGTCTGTCTTAATGCCATGGAGAAGAATAATGTCAATAACGAAAGGTAAAGAGATCGGTTCAACTTAGCAACTCATTAGAGAGTAAACTACCCCGCCCTTACGGACGGGGTCTCTGGTGTTAATAGATGAGGGAAAAATAGATCTTAGCGAAGATTAAAATATTCTTACCTACATCGTATTTATATCATTTATATTAATTAATTTATAAAAATAATGATAGCTCTTACCTAGACCACAAAATTTAAGTAGTATACCTGAAAAACTCTTAGAAACGCATATGTTGAAGAACAAATTCTTTCTGATGTTTTAAATATTGAGAGATAAAATATGTAAAGTAGAATACATTTTCATGAGACTACACCAGAAAGTCCTTTCCTGACTTCCCGTGAGATACGTAAACGTGAGAAGGTCTAAGTGACTTTATCTTCTCAACACTCTTCTCCAACTGCTGAAAATCTTCGTATATTGAAGGGTACTTCAACCCCTTCTTGGTTCCTTGTAGGGTATCTCCAACTATCACCGCATTAATGGCAGGCAAGTAAATGGATACTGAGTCGTTGGTATGTCCCGGA
It includes:
- a CDS encoding class III extradiol ring-cleavage dioxygenase, encoding MVGFFTSHGSPTILTEDSPWKEFWRRMGEKFSDVDSVVVISPHFFTYSRFYVEVQDILESIHDFYGFPDELYKFKYSAKNDVELANKIYKEALRDGLPVIEDTSWGLDHGAWIPLMYMFPKGKPTVSLSISGASLEDHIRLGKAIARATDRNILVMGTGSPTHRLDLFQLSSKKETFLDPLLSDAVSKGVEEVLSLFKGKEWKKSMPEGDLKPLFVVMGYSRRPGRELLHDIPWPGISMIAYIFT